The following proteins come from a genomic window of Meles meles chromosome 1, mMelMel3.1 paternal haplotype, whole genome shotgun sequence:
- the TSSK3 gene encoding testis-specific serine/threonine-protein kinase 3, translated as MEDFLLSSGYQLGKTIGEGTYSKVKEAFSKKHQRKVAIKIIDKMGGPEEFIQRFLPRELQIVRTLDHKNIIQVYEMLESADGKIYLVMELAEGGDVFDCVLNGGPLPESRAKALFRQMVEAIRYCHGCGVAHRDLKCENALLQGFNLKLTDFGFAKVLPKSRQELSQTFCGSTAYAAPEVLQGIPHDSKKGDIWSMGVVLYVMLCASLPFDDTDIPKMLWQQQKGVSFPTHLGISAECQDLLKRLLEPDMILRPSIEEVTWHPWLAST; from the exons ATGGAGGACTTTCTGCTCTCCAGTGGGTACCAGCTGGGCAAGACCATTGGGGAAGGGACCTACTCAAAAGTCAAAGAAGCATTTTCCAAAAAACACCAAAGAAAAGTGGCAATTAAAATTATAGACAAGATGGGAGGGCCAGAAG AATTTATCCAGAGATTCCTGCCTCGGGAGCTCCAGATTGTTCGCACCCTGGACCACAAGAACATCATCCAGGTGTATGAGATGCTGGAGTCTGCCGACGGGAAAATCTACCTGGTGATGGAACTGGCTGAAGGAGGGGATGTCTTTGACTGTGTGCTGAATGGGGGGCCGCTGCCCGAGAGCCGGGCCAAGGCCCTCTTCCGTCAGATGGTCGAGGCCATTCGCTACTGCCATGGCTGTGGTGTGGCCCACCGGGACCTCAAATGTGAGAACGCCTTGTTGCAGGGCTTCAACCTGAAGCTGACTGACTTTGGCTTCGCGAAGGTGTTGCCCAAGTCACGCCAAGAGCTGAGCCAGACCTTCTGTGGCAGCACAGCCTACGCCGCCCCTGAGGTGCTGCAGGGAATCCCCCATGACAGCAAGAAGGGGGACATCTGGAGCATGGGTGTGGTCCTGTATGTCATGCTCTGTGCCAGCCTACCTTTTGACGACACAGACATCCCCAAGATGCTGTGGCAGCAGCAGAAGGGGGTGTCCTTCCCCACTCATCTGGGCATCTCGGCCGAATGCCAGGACCTGCTCAAGCGGCTCCTGGAACCAGATATGATCCTCCGGCCCTCAATCGAAGAAGTTACTTGGCATCCGTGGCTAGCAAGCACTTGA
- the FAM229A gene encoding protein FAM229A, which translates to MQPASSTPGPRPAADTCPAPPGPERPPAARGPAAASSQGPASASGRAPRGLDMSAQEPPQGRRFPIEAGDSPGLAAAPESQDSPEPVATEHNPVRPLRRCPGCHCLTLLHVPIDVYLAMGGSPRARAT; encoded by the exons ATGCAGCCCGCCTCCTCGACGCCCGGGCCGCGGCCCGCCGCAGACACCTGCCCGGCTCCGCCTGGACCGGAGCGTCCTCCCGCGGCCAGGGGTCCTGCAGCTGCTTCCAGCCAGGGACCGGCCTCGGCCTCCGGCAG AGCGCCCCGGGGCCTGGACATGAGTGCCCAGGAGCCCCCGCAGGGTCGAAGATTCCCCATTGAGGCCGGAGACTCCCCTGGCCTTGCTGCCGCCCCCGAGTCCCAGGACAGCCCGGAGCCGGTGGCCACGGAGCACAACCCGGTCAG GCCGCTTCGACGCTGCCCGGGCTGCCACTGCCTGACGCTGCTGCACGTGCCCATCGACGTCTACCTGGCCATGGGCGGGAGCCCCCGGGCCCGTGCCACCTGA